Below is a window of Impatiens glandulifera chromosome 2, dImpGla2.1, whole genome shotgun sequence DNA.
ATATATTTACGTTAGTGTTTGCAAAATCTTttgcaataaaaattatttccatTAACTATTGTAAcaaatactatataaataagGCTATGATTATTGCAAATTAAAGTCGCAAGTAGCTGAGATAATATTGATAAGCAAATCATAAACATTgcattaacacaaataaataatatattcgcAACTAATACTTCAATTCTATTATAACATATTACTGCAAactatattacaattttatataatagttttgtaaatatttttcgaaatattcgtaataatatagaattaagttattaattaattattatatataaccttTTCGCAACCAGTTCTGCAATAGTATGAAATGTTATTATTGCAAACTatattgcatatatatatttattagttttgaaaCTTTTGTTTTACAGATTTGTAATATGCCAGCAATACGTTTtgcaatatattatatttaataattttgaaattatttttagtaatctATTTCCAGTAGGTTTCgcattaaacattataaataatctgTTAGCATTAAAATGTgcattaatttatatgaattttcacatgaaatataattttcaaaatattaataaatattcaatgcAAGGTTTGTTGCGAGTCTTAATAAATTTAGTCTCCTTGGTTCCCGTTTCACCATCAATTCGGCCAACCATATCTTTTTTTCAACTTCACACGCCATCATTAATActtcttcatcatttcatctTCTCCATCTCCCAATTTCTTCAACATATTTCCATAACTTTATCAAAAAATCTATTCAacccatttctctctctaaacctttttttctttcttcatttcattATGGTTTCAAACAAGACAAACTCATCCACTCCTTGCTCAGATGAGACAGAAACAATACCGGTCCCAACCACAAATACCGAATCTCCAACCGAGTTGGAGGCTACTCAATTGCTGTTTGGTGAAGCATTCGAAATAATCTATATACTTCACTCTGAAATTGAAAGACACACCACCACCGGATCGAACGAGAAAAAGACATTGGAAAGGGAGATGAGTTTATTGATGGCTAATATTGACAGTTTTATCAAAGAAACGGTCGGAGTCTTCGAAGGGATGAATAAAAAGATAATGTAACAatatactatttatatattgatatgTTTTACCCCTTAtggttttaatttgtttattataatacTAGGTTAATGATTTACTTCAGATACAAAGTGACTTAATCAACATTGTGGTGCAAGGCAAAAATCCGAAGACAAAAGGAGaagtatttaatttataaacttttactTTTTGTCAATGGTTTGTATTAACATTTTGAacaatggtttttggttttttttgttttatgaataattttgaaCAATGGTTtggttattttgttttatgaatgttATGAATTTTTTGGTTATGAATGGTTTGGTTATGAATCGTTTAGTTATGATTATGAATGATTTTTGGTTATATGATATTTGGTTTTTATAAACTTTGCACTTTTTTATGacatattttatctcaaaagtTTTGGACTGCATTCAACGCGGCACATTAACCAATCTGGCATGGTCATCAAAGTGAGAGTTAACTATCTGCTACGGTAAAACAACTTAACATGAAATCCGAGAATAATTTTTCTGAGTGTGCTATAAATCAAAATCTGGACTACATTAGGTCAATGTTACCAGAAAATAATTGTATGCCGGATAGTTTTTATAGCATGAAGAAATTGGTTGAAGATTTGGGTTTACCCGTGATTAGAATCGATGTATGTAGTGATGGTTGCATGCTTTATTGGGGAGTAGATATTGATAAACAATCATGCAGGTTTTGTAATCTTTCTAGATTCAAAGACAATTCTCGTAAGACGAAGCCCCATaaacaactattttatttacCACTTGCTCCTATGTTGCAAAGATTGTACGCATCGAATATGACCGCCGCTCACATGACATGGCATGGTGGTCATGTTAACAAACTTGGGATCATGTGTCATCCTTCTAACGGAGAGGCTTTGAAGAGGTTTGATCATCATTATCCAATATTTGCACTCGAGCAAAGAAATGTTCGACTTGGCCTTTGTTCAGATGGATTTGCTCCTTTCGGACAGTTTGGAAAATCATATTCATGCTGGCCAGTAATTCTAACACCCTACAATCTACCACCGGGTATGTGCATGAAGTCACCGTATATGTTTATTTCACTAATTATTCCAGGACCAAAAAGTCCACAaagaaatattgatatttttcttcaaCCATTGATAGAAGAGTTACAAATGCTGTGGAATGTTGGTGTTCCTACCTATGATGTTTCCCGGGATGAAACATTTAACATGAAGGCAATGTTGTTGTGGACTATTAGTGATTTTCCTGCTTATAGAATGTTGTCGGGTTGGAGTACTCATGGACTTGATGGTTGTCCAATATGTATGAAAACATCCAAATCTTTTCGATTAAAATATGGCCAGAAGGcttgttattttgattgtcataGACAATTTTTGCCGTCGGATCATCCTTACAGAAATGAAAGACCGGGTGGAAAAAACTCTTCATCCCCATATAAAAGATGGAAATGAAATATGGTCTGAATTTTCACATTACAAGCTTGCAAGTGAATCTCCCAACGATTATCCTCATGGATTTAGTGATCATCACAAGTGGACTAAGAGAAGTATCTTCTGGGAGCTTCCGTATTGGTCAAAACTTCTAATTCGACACAACTTGGATTTTATGCATATTGAAAAGAAtgtgtttgaaaatattataaataccATTATGAATGTGAAGGCTAAGACGAATGACAACCTTAACGCTAGGAAGAATATGTTTCTTGTTTGCAATCGTCTAGAGCTACATGTTGATCTTGATACATTGTCTCGTAAGCCTAAGAAGGCTTCTTATACTTTGACGAGGGAAgaaaatatcttaatttgtAAATGGCTGAAGACGTTGAAATTCCCAGATGGTTATGTTTCCAATTTGTCAAGATGTGTTGACACAACCGAATCTAGGTTGATCGGATTCAAAAGTCATGATTgtcatgtttttttagaaatgttATTGCCAATTACATTCTGGAAAATATTACCTAAATTCGTTTAGGGTACCTTGACTGATTTAAGTAATTTCATGCATGACCTTAATTGTTCGACATTGAGCCAAGACAAAGAGGATAACTTACAAGCTCAATTTCCAGTAATTGTATGCAACCTAGAGAAGATTTTTCCACCATCTTATTTTGATTCAATGGAACATCTTTTGATACATTTACCATATGAAGCAAAAATAGGAGGTCCAGTACAATACAGATGGATGTATCCCTTCGAGAGTTATGTACatacatattttgtattatctttatacaaaataaataatgatactTCATAATTTGTACCCTTTTTAATTTAGGTTTCTAAAGAGTGTAAAGAATAAGATGAAAAGCAAGGCTAGAATTGAAACATCTATATGCAATGCCTATATTCTTGAAGAAATATCAACATTTGCTTCGTATTATTTTGAATCGAATGTAAATTGCAAACATAGACAACCTCAAAGGAACACGGAAGGGTCATTGAAcaaaaatcaacaaccaatttcTGTTTTCAATTACCTAGGACGTGGAAATGGTGGTTCAAAGATATTCATGACCAGCAAAGAAACATTAGTAGATCACACATATGTCCTACTAAATTGTTCATAGGTTGATCCATATTATAGGTATTGAACGatcatatcataattatttattttgaatttgataacttactttattttattatttaaggaCATTTTGTGGTAtgaatgctgaagtaaatcctAATGAAACGGATTGTCAATTCTCATCATGCTTCCGGTCAAAGGTGATTTCAATATTCATTATGACTAAAGTTGTCAAGTCTCATTTTGGTTCCGAtctaaacattataataattcactTTGAAGGTTTTACAAGAACAAAGAAGGGATCAGCTTGACAAAGAATTAACATATTTCATATCATTTGGTCCAAAGACTCCAGCATCTAGATATTCAACGTATTTCTTTAATGGATATGTGTGGAGAGCTGGTGATTTTGGATCTAATAAATCAACCATGAATAGTGGTATTTGCGTTCATGCAAATGATTCTGATTACTATGGACTTTTGGAGGAGATTATTGAATTAGAATACTATGGTCCATGTTTACATGTGGttctatttaaatgtttttggtTTGATCCTATTAGAGGTACTAGAGTTAATGAAACATATAGATTGATTGACGTGAACATGAGACATATATATACTAAGTACGACCCATTTGTTCTTGCTCAACTAGCTATACAAGTTTACTATTCGAACTATCCAACCACAACGAATGATCGTGATTCTGGATGGATGGCCGTTTGCAAAACAAAAGTAAGAGaaaatatagagaaaatatGGACAAATGAAGTGGTGTATCAACAAGAGTATCCTACCATAGAATTATATATTGCCCTTCATATTCCCTTACATGATGTGAACGATTTGAGTGATCCCAATGTTATTCATGGTGAGTTAGATGGATTTGATGAAACTGAATTGATTGAAAGTGCTTCGGAGGAAAGTGATCATCTACAAACCGATTCGAATAATAGTACAAATGgagatgatgaagatttagaAGGGGAAGAACAATCAGGAgatgatatattttgattttgttgtttGAAATGTTAATGCTGATTTAATTACAGATGATTTTTCTTAATATGTTTTGTTAAATTCTtcaatattctcattatatGAAATGAAAACTAGTATTTTAACATCGCAGGTTTTGTTGTTCGCAAATAAGAagaataattactaaaaattaCATTGAATCTGCATTAAAAATGGCATTGTCCATCAATATGCAATTCAACgctaaatgaaaattaatacaTTCATAGTTGCTATCTTAATATGCATTTCTTATCCGAGAGCTGAAAAATAATTACCAAATATGCCATTGGATCTGCATTAAAAATGACATTGtccttcaatatatattattgtcaaAACTATTGCAGTTCTGCGCTAAATGGAAATTAATGCATAGATAGTTGCTATCTAAATATGCACTTTTTACCCGAGAGCTAAAAATTAATTACCAAATATGCCATTGGATCTGCATTAAAAATGGCATTGGCCTTCAatgtatattattgttaaaactATTGTAGTTCTGCGCTAAATGGAAATTAATGCATAGATAGTTGTTATCTAAATATGCATTTTTTACCCgagagttaaaaaataattaccaaATATGCCATTGGATCTGCATTAAAAACGGCATTGcctttcaatatatattattgccAAAACTATTGCAGTTCAGTGATATATTCCACTTTAGTGCATTGGTAGTTGCAGAACTCTTTAGTCCAAAATTAATCCGCAATATGTATTGTTTAATGCAAAGATTATTGCGGATACCTACAGTAGAAATTTTTTAATCTACCgcgtaaatattaattttgcgCCAAAACAGCCCCAAACGCCAAACACACCCTCCCATTCTATCATTTCTCTCATTCCATTCTCTCTCTACAAACACTCTGTAAACCCTCTCCCACACAATAAACCCTAACTTCCCCAAATTGAAGCCAAACTCCGCCGCCTACCCTCGCCGCCTCTCCTCGTCGCCTATCCAAACCCGCTCCTCCTATCGTCGTCTCTTCAAACCCTAGCCTACATTAGCCTCCCAAATCCCATTCTCTAATACCCGATTCTCCATCTTCAAGGTAACTGTACTTCATTGGATATTTTTCAACAAGTGTCTTCTCCATCTCCAAGGTAACTATTCTTATTTTCCCTAATGGTAACTGTACTTCATTGgatgtttttcttaatttcgTTTTCCCTAATGGTTACTGTACTTCATTGGATGTCTTTATTTCTTGTTGTCTATTGCTGTTTATTGTTGTCtattattgagttattttgttgatttaatatgtgttttatatttatgtagCTTTAATGTCTAACTCTAATAGATGATACATGTTTCTGTATACTTTTCTAAATGAGCTAGTAACCATGGTTGGACTTGGAGCAACAAATTTCTCATAGAGATTACTATGTTGTATATTCTTATTGTAATTTATTATGACTTCTATATTGATTGTTTTCCCTAATGGTTGGCTGTTTTCccaatttcattttctttaataGTTTTTTCTAATGTTTGATTGTCTTGCTGTCTATTGAGGTGTCTTAGGAGGTTTGTATTGAGCATGCATtctaaaatgtgtttaatgtctTCATGTCTTGCTATTGAGCTGTCTTAAAAGTTTTGTTACATTTGTGTATGAACCAAGTTATGTTACATTTGTGTATGAACCAAGTTCTGTTCAAGTCTAATATGATGCTGCAATGCAAATAACTTATAAATGTGATTTGAAATATGATGATTATTGCTTATTTGAAATATGCTGCAATTCAAATAGCTTATAATAGATATTGTTTATAGTTCAAGTCTAATATGATGCTCTTAGGTTATCTATTTGTGTTGACATGTTAGTTAGTATAGAATTAAGTTATAGTTTAAGGTTGTTTGAATAtcttatttaacttttaaaacaGCAGTTTCTTCAACTTTGAGTTCTAATTGCTTTTGTATTTCATATTGGTTGAACAGGGTATCTTACAATATGAGTAGACAAAAATCTCAAAGAAAACGGGATCTAACTGAATCTGAATATACAGAATCTGACGGGGTATGATTTGGTTGATAAAGTTATAGTttggttaataatattatttatgtgttTACGAAGCTTATTACTTGTTTTAAGATGTACGTGAATATGAAATTGGtgatagaaaaacaaaaaaggaCAAAGAGGCTCCAAATACGAAAGCTTCAACttttaaacgtaccaaaatggtaaTATCCCCCAAACAAAATAACCCTCTTCAAGACGAACAACCCCAAAACAACCACCCCCAACTGCAGCCAAAAAACCGTCTCCTAAAAAGAAGGCATTACCCCCAAACAAGCTTTACCCCCTAAACAACTCGTACCCCCCCCCCCCCAAGAACCCTTACTCCCAAACGACATGTAACCCCATAAAAAGCACAACTGACTTCAACTCAAAAAccccaaaaccaaaaatccAACCAAAATAAGAAGTCTACTCCAAAGAAATTGCCTTTAACTTTAGTTCAACAAAATCTTCAATTAATCCCTTCTGAAGGATTAGAAACTCAACCTGACACAACATATGTTGTGGTCAATCGTGCCCTCATCCTCGACAATACATACCCAACACAGCCATCCTCAAATATTGAAATGGAAGATGAGGATGAAAAAGATTCAAGGGAGGATGTAGACCTAGATGATCTTTCCAAATCATCAAAGACCTACATAGAAATTGTTGGAGAGAAGTAAGTTTATTCATTTAAGTTATGTGTATATTGTACTTTAGATATATAAAATGACTTCATTTTTAACCCTAGTATGTTTTTGCAGCTTTTATCCGGATATTTTGAAAGACATACATAGGATAATTACGGGTTATTGGAGAGGGCCATACTTGAATTGGAATCAAGTTCCCGAAGACATTAAGAACGTTTGGTGGGAACAATTCACggtatgttttgttgtattactgttattaattttcattgttttaaggctttaacaaatttatataacttgTTGTATGAGACATTTGAGTGGGATCCCATTAAGGAGGCAGACGTGAATAAACTTTTTAAGAGGAAGGGTAGTGCCAAGataagaaattttgttattaggGCAAAATCTGGTATGAAAAAACCTCCCACATGTTACCCTTGAAGACTAGAACGAAATGAAAACCAGATTTGATGAGCCAAAGTATTATCAGAAGTGCACAAAGAccatgatagaaaaattaagtaagttaattttcttaaaaccggccacacattacaatttttgaatatttattctaaataatcaaaaagggagaaattgatagaaaaattaagtagattaatttttgaaccggccaaataaactaaacagagattaatcttcatgtgcaggtacttaacaaaccggaaccggttgaggcatcaaaaaccggttgccactacttcaaagaaaccagcctcaagtgatcaagttaaaagatcacaggaaccgACCTCACTTTCTCAaagcaaccggttaacgaagaacaaaagattacactccaaccggatcataatgcacaagacacagaaaccggacagtacagatcaaaagtcagaagattcaaatctcaagagtgacgtaccatgacggaagaaacgtgtcttgaaagaataaaagaagatcagatccgatcagaagcatgcgaggaaagcaatgatgttttgctgatccgatgctgacagcCGGAAGCGGATGCttaacacgtgtatcaatctgaaaaccggcgatgtcatcatatgctcagagtcacctgcatgaatgccaggtgttgaggaagttgaagcgtgcaagcaacctttctgcaaataGGCGTGccaatgatcaaccaatccgcaagagagagaagaaagtaaccgttggctactttcagctataaaaggaagacggatcgtcttcattaaatgcaagtgacggattacgaaaacaaatcatcaaagcattaaattctagagagataaagtgttatattccaaaaaccggtgtgttcaaaaccggaagttctttgtgtgcgtttttgttgagttgttgtattacatcaaagtgtgagtttggtgtaaccggcgagtagcgaagttgggctcgaccggaagtgtaattgtaactctaaagagttagtggagatccttctcataacctgagaagaaggggtgacgtaggagggtttgctccgaacatccataaacaaatccctTGTCTTGTGCtctttcattcgctttcatttcctgctttcttaacgtaaaccgcaaactaatcatacttccaaaaccggtcactcacctccattaaaccgactccttcctagaacatcatctaaaagtcgcattcgttgcttcaacctgaaacagacatttccgcccttgaacccggttcaagagtctatgacaggttgtgcagtgctgagaaaggttttagtctctaaccggactatcaccaaagagttgtgtgtgttgtaagcggccacccttacctgaaaccggaaaacaccccggtcctccaagggtgTCCCCGATCCTAATaggtggtatcagagcgaggttcttagcactcaagcaaccaaagatggtgggaaacatgacccacagcgacaagccgccaatgctaaacagcgaagcatttagcagttggaagaaacagatgtatctacatctgataacgttagatgatgagatgagccgagtcctgaaagaaggaccgatcaagatcaacaaggaggaaagccagtggacgagtgaagatcggagaagaagcaacctggacaaccattgcatgaggcatatctacaaagctatagataacaacactttgaacaaaatatcagagtgcgaaaatgcaaaggaagcctgggaaacgattatccagatccacgagggaaacgaaagaaccaaggagaatagaatcttggtggctacacagcagtatgaaaacataaggatgaaactgggagaaaatatgaaggaatttagcaatcggttcaccagcgtagtaaacgagcttcagacactcggaaagaagtatgacaaccgagaagtaatcatcaaagctctaagatcactgccaagcacgtgggatatcaagaccatggtgatgagggagtctatCACCCTTGGGctgatgaagttgcatgatgtgtttgaggatttgaaagcctacgaattcgagatcaaatctcggatcgaagatgaagcatctacatcaaccgcaacaagagctttggtcacatcggtggaaccggtggctccagtatcaaccgcaccggctccagtcaaaaacactgatcaaataaccgacgatgtgatggcgatgctagcccagaaattcgggaaattcatgaagaagagccagccaccatctaataatgattttaattataactatgtagataaatcaaacaaaagatgctataactgtgatggttttggacatttcaggtcagagtgtagaaaaaccaagaagagacgatagaaaaccggaaggaaattatcaagtaaattatcaaggaaataattatcaagggaataattatcaaggcaaccggtatcaaggaaacaataatcaaggaaacaattatcggggaaacaacaataaccaacgaaacgactaccgaagaaatgatgatcaacatgctgatgaaggaaaggagatccaaaaagctctcattgcatccgacggtggaagcgagtgggcatattccgacaatgaagatggtgaagagaaagtaacatgcttcatggcaaacgacgaagaggtatttgatttctcttctgatgagttcactaaagaagatctagtatctgtactcaaccaaatggttgctgagttcagaaatatatctgcgtatatgccaacacctgtagaacctaaaaccgaacaaataaatgatgaaaacgataaaacatgtgagatcaaaacacatgaaccggatgaactattctcggatagtgaggagacagttcaaccgatAATGGAAatcgatgaacgagcaatgtacgtcacggctgcgtgggagagatcacgtcaagcagtgaaacaaatgtgtaactataaacgacatccgaagtgtagatatggtatcggttatgatccaagtaaacaaaatgaaacaaaacaatctaacgggatgaaactaacgaaaaacaatcttccatttataaaatttgtcaaaagttcacaaaccgaaaatgacctaaaaccggaagaaacgcttaagtatgtaggtcctaacgaatctgaaaaatggcttcatcctgagagaaggaaagccaaccggaaaccaaataaaaataataaaaaccgacatcaaagaagcccatcaccacataaggcattcttgagcaacggccaagaagttaagccaaatattatcaaaacaataaccgggaaagtgatccgactaattcaagtctggatctcaaagggactaatcaaccatggacccaactaaatgtgggtaccaaaaaggtgtaaataattgtttgttgcaggttaggaggagcaatcgATTAAAGAATTCtaaatggtacttggacagtggatgctcaaggcacatgaccggaaacaaggagctactgaccgacatcaagtacgaaaccggagcattcatcacattcggggataattcaaaaggtaaaaccgtgggcaagggtaagattgtccatggtgaactatccataaataatgtgctattagtagaaaaactaagctttaatttactaagcataagccaaatgtgtgatgtgggctacaaagttgaatttcataaaaactcatgtttagtcaaaaatcaaaatgatgacactttgttaaccggtaaccggataggaaacatttacaaagtgaactggaaaactgatttcgaaaaacctgtgtgtatgatagccggaaatgatccaaattggctttggcataaacggttaaatcacttgaatttcaaaacgattaactttatttgttccaaggaactggttcacggttttccaaatgttaaattttcaaaagataaagtatgcgctgcatgtcaaatgggaaaacaagtgaaatcat
It encodes the following:
- the LOC124924590 gene encoding uncharacterized protein LOC124924590, encoding MKKLVEDLGLPVIRIDVCSDGCMLYWGVDIDKQSCRFCNLSRFKDNSRKTKPHKQLFYLPLAPMLQRLYASNMTAAHMTWHGGHVNKLGIMCHPSNGEALKRFDHHYPIFALEQRNVRLGLCSDGFAPFGQFGKSYSCWPVILTPYNLPPGMCMKSPYMFISLIIPGPKSPQRNIDIFLQPLIEELQMLWNVGVPTYDVSRDETFNMKAMLLWTISDFPAYRMLSGWSTHGLDGCPIYNFCRRIILTEMKDRVEKTLHPHIKDGNEIWSEFSHYKLASESPNDYPHGFSDHHKWTKRSIFWELPYWSKLLIRHNLDFMHIEKNVFENIINTIMNVKAKTNDNLNARKNMFLVCNRLELHVDLDTLSRKPKKASYTLTREENILICKWLKTLKFPDGYVSNLSRCVDTTESRFLKSVKNKMKSKARIETSICNAYILEEISTFASYYFESNVLQEQRRDQLDKELTYFISFGPKTPASRYSTYFFNGYVWRAGDFGSNKSTMNSGICVHANDSDYYGLLEEIIELEYYGPCLHVVLFKCFWFDPIRGTRVNETYRLIDVNMRHIYTKYDPFVLAQLAIQVYYSNYPTTTNDRDSGWMAVCKTKVRENIEKIWTNEVVYQQEYPTIELYIALHIPLHDVNDLSDPNVIHGELDGFDETELIESASEESDHLQTDSNNSTNGDDEDLEGEEQSGDDIF